Proteins from a single region of Ziziphus jujuba cultivar Dongzao chromosome 1, ASM3175591v1:
- the LOC107410881 gene encoding uncharacterized protein At4g18490 isoform X2 translates to MGEAEKGTSSVNPKKKNTLLDDDIGKEFLSSWKSMSVTEDDAMDFSFNTISKGKKKTFNFENLDANFNLDGEFGKLSSFKVDMSDFDLSCSPQKVAKPKERSEGKSASGNRQGKQDPFGFSFDFNELDSFNFEPCLMKEEKNLNKNQSSKKEVSSDGIRGKGSRSNLIEGVGGVDDTITMELAASKSVPASKVESLGSGHASSMKDDCAAKIETSGNLINTRSSPENKAINNSEEERGQQSHFYESALSTELCAHPAMLHFPGQTPVQINSNRNAVPEGETEIFPGGTKLHITTSQKEDTNVNMMVGVGSHQENMTMRNSSVPHVTTSGSNNVGRNQSGSEISIGAVDDAKSTEDDLDIEDNSTSCDSRKATHDNEDHEENQNLTSKPPSAQLGRGMVLDIQMKNNQEFQIISDPVFDKLMLLNENEPRGFCSNALKKSNGSKPLLHQSSSFEIKSLSSGIRSTCPMKISAAAENGDHKNANDAQIGSRLCGNPVSIETESTKRKDILRGSEKNVQDHSNIKEGFNSDGLPSGCKLVGNSQSQLHYMEVTKREPIMLGHELKVKEQNPLGFQVSSSEKTNSSNQRSVNPKLLFSRTESTQKSNIISVEGSKPSPVEAGIVESDFSTWKLSKTLEGASKVSSNSKALKETNSQLSSEKNKNIQSHTAMDTNHPVNITENLLQLNLSLKRKANELPDADLVSLKPLKRLTKLHCESSDSKPLPGVVEEKVCIHENKVEHPTSELGSPQKVNVMELEISSLLENDGNVKKAEAYTKELEDICNMLKRKHEEAKEILLRAVVNNNKLLMLNHPIYEVKIRKVQKFAAELMSKELKA, encoded by the exons ATGGGAGAAGCAGAGAAGGGAACTTCATCTGTTAAtccgaaaaagaaaaatacattacTAG ATGACGACATTGGGAAGGAATTTCTCAGCTCCTGGAAATCAATGTCAGTAACTGAGGATGATGCCATGGATTTTAGCTTTAATACAATATCTAAAGGCAAGAAAAAGACATTCAACTTTGAAAATCT GGATGCGAATTTTAATCTGGATGGTGAGTTTGGTAAGTTGTCATCTTTCAAGGTGGACATGTCAGACTTTGACCTGTCATGCTCTCCCCAAAAAGTTGCAAAACCCAAAGAAAGATCTGAAGGAAAGTCTGCAAGTGGAAATCGTCAAGGGAAGCAAGACCCCTTTGGTTTCTCATTTGATTTTAATGA gtTGGATAGTTTCAATTTCGAACCATGCTtaatgaaagaagaaaagaatctGAACAAGAATCAATCCAGCAAAAAGGAAGTTTCTTCAGATGGGATTCGGGGTAAAGGTTCTCGAAGTAACCTGAttgaaggtgttggtggagttGATGATACCATAACCATGGAACTTGCAGCATCGAAGAGTGTGCCTGCATCAAAAGTTGAAAGTTTGGGTTCAGGGCATGCTAGTTCTATGAAGGATGATTGTGCAGCAAAGATTGAAACCTCTGGGAACCTCATTAATACCAGATCTTCTCCAGAAAATAAAGCAATAAATAATAGTGAGGAAGAAAGAGGTCAACAAAGTCATTTTTATGAGAGTGCATTGTCAACAGAACTGTGTGCTCATCCAGCCATGCTTCATTTTCCTGGCCAGACTCCAGTTCAGATCAACTCAAACAGAAATGCTGTGCCAGAAGGAGAGACAGAAATTTTTCCAGGGGGCACCAAATTGCATATTACTACAAGTCAAAAAGAAGATACAAATGTAAACATGATGGTCGGTGTGGGATCTCATCAAGAAAATATGACCATGAGGAATTCATCTGTACCACACGTCACTACTTCAGGAAGCAATAATGTTGGCAGGAATCAGTCAGGCAGTGAAATCTCAATAGGAGCTGTGGATGACGCTAAGTCAACTGAAGATGATTTAGATATTGAAGATAATTCCACCAGCTGTGACTCAAGGAAGGCAACACATGACAATGAAGACCATGAAGAAAACCAGAATTTAACTTCCAAACCTCCTTCAGCCCAACTAGGAAG AGGGATGGTTCTAGATATTCAGATGaaaaataatcaagaatttcaGATAATAAG TGACCCTGTATTTGATAAACTGATGCTGCTAAACGAAAATGAACCTCGAGGTTTCTGCTCAAATGCTTTAAAGAAGTCAAATGGAAGTAAACCTTTATTGCATCAGTCATCATCTTTTGAGATAAAGTCTCTCTCATCTGGAATCAGAAGTACTTGTCCCATGAAGATAAGTGCTGCTGCAGAAAATGG GGACCACAAAAATGCAAATGATGCACAAATTGGAAGTAGATTGTGTGGTAATCCTGTGTCAATTGAAACCGAGTCAACAAAACGCAAAGATATTTTGCGGGGAAGTGAAAAGAATGTCCAAGATCATAGTAACATCAA GGAGGGCTTCAATTCTGATGGTTTGCCAAGTGGTTGCAAACTGGTTGGAAACTCTCAGTCTCAGCTACATTATATGGAAGTGACAAAAAGGGAACCTATTATGCTAGGACATGAACTGAAAGTTAAAGAACAAAATCCTTTAGG TTTCCAAGTCAGTTCATCAGAGAAGACTAATTCTAGCAATCAGAGAAGCGTGAATCCAAAACTTCTGTTCTCAAGGACAGAGTCTACACAGAAGTCAAATATCATTTCTGTCGAAGGGAGTAAACCCAGTCCTGTCGAAGCTGGCATAGTGGAATCTGATTTCTCTACCTGGAAACTTTCCAA GACTTTAGAAGGAGCCAGCAAAGTTTCATCAAACTCTAAAGCTCTGAAGGAAACTAATTCCCAGTTAAGCTCAGAGAAGAACAAGAATATACAAAGTCATACAGCAATGGATACTAATCATCCAGTTAACATCACTGAGAATCTGTTGCAACTGAACCTGTCATTGAAGCGGAAAGCAAATGAG TTACCGGATGCTGATTTAGTATCTTTAAAGCCTCTAAAACGCCTCACCAAGTTGCATTGTGAAAGCAG TGATTCAAAACCACTGCCAGGAGTGGTTGAAGAAAAG GTTTGCATTCACGAGAACAAGGTAGAGCATCCAACCTCTGAGCTCGGAAGTCCTCAAAAGGTGAATGTGATGGAACTTGAAATTTCTTCATTACTGGAAAATGATGGAAATGTCAAAAAAGCTGAAGCCTATACAAAGGAGCTTGAAGAT ATTTGCAACATGCTAAAAAGGAAGCATGAGGAAGCGAAAGAAATATTACTACGAGCTGTTGTGAACAACAATAAGCTTCTGATGCTCAACCATCCAATCTATGAAGTGAAG ATCCGCAAGGTTCAGAAATTTGCGGCAGAACTGATGTCCAAGGAGCTTAAAGCGTGA
- the LOC107410881 gene encoding uncharacterized protein At4g18490 isoform X4: MGEAEKGTSSVNPKKKNTLLDDDIGKEFLSSWKSMSVTEDDAMDFSFNTISKGKKKTFNFENLDANFNLDGEFGKLSSFKVDMSDFDLSCSPQKVAKPKERSEGKSASGNRQGKQDPFGFSFDFNELDSFNFEPCLMKEEKNLNKNQSSKKEVSSDGIRGKGSRSNLIEGVGGVDDTITMELAASKSVPASKVESLGSGHASSMKDDCAAKIETSGNLINTRSSPENKAINNSEEERGQQSHFYESALSTELCAHPAMLHFPGQTPVQINSNRNAVPEGETEIFPGGTKLHITTSQKEDTNVNMMVGVGSHQENMTMRNSSVPHVTTSGSNNVGRNQSGSEISIGAVDDAKSTEDDLDIEDNSTSCDSRKATHDNEDHEENQNLTSKPPSAQLGRGMVLDIQMKNNQEFQIISDPVFDKLMLLNENEPRGFCSNALKKSNGSKPLLHQSSSFEIKSLSSGIRSTCPMKISAAAENGDHKNANDAQIGSRLCGNPVSIETESTKRKDILRGSEKNVQDHSNINFQVSSSEKTNSSNQRSVNPKLLFSRTESTQKSNIISVEGSKPSPVEAGIVESDFSTWKLSKTLEGASKVSSNSKALKETNSQLSSEKNKNIQSHTAMDTNHPVNITENLLQLNLSLKRKANELPDADLVSLKPLKRLTKLHCESSFCSDSKPLPGVVEEKVCIHENKVEHPTSELGSPQKVNVMELEISSLLENDGNVKKAEAYTKELEDICNMLKRKHEEAKEILLRAVVNNNKLLMLNHPIYEVKIRKVQKFAAELMSKELKA, encoded by the exons ATGGGAGAAGCAGAGAAGGGAACTTCATCTGTTAAtccgaaaaagaaaaatacattacTAG ATGACGACATTGGGAAGGAATTTCTCAGCTCCTGGAAATCAATGTCAGTAACTGAGGATGATGCCATGGATTTTAGCTTTAATACAATATCTAAAGGCAAGAAAAAGACATTCAACTTTGAAAATCT GGATGCGAATTTTAATCTGGATGGTGAGTTTGGTAAGTTGTCATCTTTCAAGGTGGACATGTCAGACTTTGACCTGTCATGCTCTCCCCAAAAAGTTGCAAAACCCAAAGAAAGATCTGAAGGAAAGTCTGCAAGTGGAAATCGTCAAGGGAAGCAAGACCCCTTTGGTTTCTCATTTGATTTTAATGA gtTGGATAGTTTCAATTTCGAACCATGCTtaatgaaagaagaaaagaatctGAACAAGAATCAATCCAGCAAAAAGGAAGTTTCTTCAGATGGGATTCGGGGTAAAGGTTCTCGAAGTAACCTGAttgaaggtgttggtggagttGATGATACCATAACCATGGAACTTGCAGCATCGAAGAGTGTGCCTGCATCAAAAGTTGAAAGTTTGGGTTCAGGGCATGCTAGTTCTATGAAGGATGATTGTGCAGCAAAGATTGAAACCTCTGGGAACCTCATTAATACCAGATCTTCTCCAGAAAATAAAGCAATAAATAATAGTGAGGAAGAAAGAGGTCAACAAAGTCATTTTTATGAGAGTGCATTGTCAACAGAACTGTGTGCTCATCCAGCCATGCTTCATTTTCCTGGCCAGACTCCAGTTCAGATCAACTCAAACAGAAATGCTGTGCCAGAAGGAGAGACAGAAATTTTTCCAGGGGGCACCAAATTGCATATTACTACAAGTCAAAAAGAAGATACAAATGTAAACATGATGGTCGGTGTGGGATCTCATCAAGAAAATATGACCATGAGGAATTCATCTGTACCACACGTCACTACTTCAGGAAGCAATAATGTTGGCAGGAATCAGTCAGGCAGTGAAATCTCAATAGGAGCTGTGGATGACGCTAAGTCAACTGAAGATGATTTAGATATTGAAGATAATTCCACCAGCTGTGACTCAAGGAAGGCAACACATGACAATGAAGACCATGAAGAAAACCAGAATTTAACTTCCAAACCTCCTTCAGCCCAACTAGGAAG AGGGATGGTTCTAGATATTCAGATGaaaaataatcaagaatttcaGATAATAAG TGACCCTGTATTTGATAAACTGATGCTGCTAAACGAAAATGAACCTCGAGGTTTCTGCTCAAATGCTTTAAAGAAGTCAAATGGAAGTAAACCTTTATTGCATCAGTCATCATCTTTTGAGATAAAGTCTCTCTCATCTGGAATCAGAAGTACTTGTCCCATGAAGATAAGTGCTGCTGCAGAAAATGG GGACCACAAAAATGCAAATGATGCACAAATTGGAAGTAGATTGTGTGGTAATCCTGTGTCAATTGAAACCGAGTCAACAAAACGCAAAGATATTTTGCGGGGAAGTGAAAAGAATGTCCAAGATCATAGTAACATCAA TTTCCAAGTCAGTTCATCAGAGAAGACTAATTCTAGCAATCAGAGAAGCGTGAATCCAAAACTTCTGTTCTCAAGGACAGAGTCTACACAGAAGTCAAATATCATTTCTGTCGAAGGGAGTAAACCCAGTCCTGTCGAAGCTGGCATAGTGGAATCTGATTTCTCTACCTGGAAACTTTCCAA GACTTTAGAAGGAGCCAGCAAAGTTTCATCAAACTCTAAAGCTCTGAAGGAAACTAATTCCCAGTTAAGCTCAGAGAAGAACAAGAATATACAAAGTCATACAGCAATGGATACTAATCATCCAGTTAACATCACTGAGAATCTGTTGCAACTGAACCTGTCATTGAAGCGGAAAGCAAATGAG TTACCGGATGCTGATTTAGTATCTTTAAAGCCTCTAAAACGCCTCACCAAGTTGCATTGTGAAAGCAG CTTTTGCAGTGATTCAAAACCACTGCCAGGAGTGGTTGAAGAAAAG GTTTGCATTCACGAGAACAAGGTAGAGCATCCAACCTCTGAGCTCGGAAGTCCTCAAAAGGTGAATGTGATGGAACTTGAAATTTCTTCATTACTGGAAAATGATGGAAATGTCAAAAAAGCTGAAGCCTATACAAAGGAGCTTGAAGAT ATTTGCAACATGCTAAAAAGGAAGCATGAGGAAGCGAAAGAAATATTACTACGAGCTGTTGTGAACAACAATAAGCTTCTGATGCTCAACCATCCAATCTATGAAGTGAAG ATCCGCAAGGTTCAGAAATTTGCGGCAGAACTGATGTCCAAGGAGCTTAAAGCGTGA
- the LOC107410881 gene encoding uncharacterized protein At4g18490 isoform X5 — protein MGEAEKGTSSVNPKKKNTLLDDDIGKEFLSSWKSMSVTEDDAMDFSFNTISKGKKKTFNFENLDANFNLDGEFGKLSSFKVDMSDFDLSCSPQKVAKPKERSEGKSASGNRQGKQDPFGFSFDFNELDSFNFEPCLMKEEKNLNKNQSSKKEVSSDGIRGKGSRSNLIEGVGGVDDTITMELAASKSVPASKVESLGSGHASSMKDDCAAKIETSGNLINTRSSPENKAINNSEEERGQQSHFYESALSTELCAHPAMLHFPGQTPVQINSNRNAVPEGETEIFPGGTKLHITTSQKEDTNVNMMVGVGSHQENMTMRNSSVPHVTTSGSNNVGRNQSGSEISIGAVDDAKSTEDDLDIEDNSTSCDSRKATHDNEDHEENQNLTSKPPSAQLGRGMVLDIQMKNNQEFQIISDPVFDKLMLLNENEPRGFCSNALKKSNGSKPLLHQSSSFEIKSLSSGIRSTCPMKISAAAENGFQVSSSEKTNSSNQRSVNPKLLFSRTESTQKSNIISVEGSKPSPVEAGIVESDFSTWKLSKTLEGASKVSSNSKALKETNSQLSSEKNKNIQSHTAMDTNHPVNITENLLQLNLSLKRKANELPDADLVSLKPLKRLTKLHCESSFCSDSKPLPGVVEEKVCIHENKVEHPTSELGSPQKVNVMELEISSLLENDGNVKKAEAYTKELEDICNMLKRKHEEAKEILLRAVVNNNKLLMLNHPIYEVKIRKVQKFAAELMSKELKA, from the exons ATGGGAGAAGCAGAGAAGGGAACTTCATCTGTTAAtccgaaaaagaaaaatacattacTAG ATGACGACATTGGGAAGGAATTTCTCAGCTCCTGGAAATCAATGTCAGTAACTGAGGATGATGCCATGGATTTTAGCTTTAATACAATATCTAAAGGCAAGAAAAAGACATTCAACTTTGAAAATCT GGATGCGAATTTTAATCTGGATGGTGAGTTTGGTAAGTTGTCATCTTTCAAGGTGGACATGTCAGACTTTGACCTGTCATGCTCTCCCCAAAAAGTTGCAAAACCCAAAGAAAGATCTGAAGGAAAGTCTGCAAGTGGAAATCGTCAAGGGAAGCAAGACCCCTTTGGTTTCTCATTTGATTTTAATGA gtTGGATAGTTTCAATTTCGAACCATGCTtaatgaaagaagaaaagaatctGAACAAGAATCAATCCAGCAAAAAGGAAGTTTCTTCAGATGGGATTCGGGGTAAAGGTTCTCGAAGTAACCTGAttgaaggtgttggtggagttGATGATACCATAACCATGGAACTTGCAGCATCGAAGAGTGTGCCTGCATCAAAAGTTGAAAGTTTGGGTTCAGGGCATGCTAGTTCTATGAAGGATGATTGTGCAGCAAAGATTGAAACCTCTGGGAACCTCATTAATACCAGATCTTCTCCAGAAAATAAAGCAATAAATAATAGTGAGGAAGAAAGAGGTCAACAAAGTCATTTTTATGAGAGTGCATTGTCAACAGAACTGTGTGCTCATCCAGCCATGCTTCATTTTCCTGGCCAGACTCCAGTTCAGATCAACTCAAACAGAAATGCTGTGCCAGAAGGAGAGACAGAAATTTTTCCAGGGGGCACCAAATTGCATATTACTACAAGTCAAAAAGAAGATACAAATGTAAACATGATGGTCGGTGTGGGATCTCATCAAGAAAATATGACCATGAGGAATTCATCTGTACCACACGTCACTACTTCAGGAAGCAATAATGTTGGCAGGAATCAGTCAGGCAGTGAAATCTCAATAGGAGCTGTGGATGACGCTAAGTCAACTGAAGATGATTTAGATATTGAAGATAATTCCACCAGCTGTGACTCAAGGAAGGCAACACATGACAATGAAGACCATGAAGAAAACCAGAATTTAACTTCCAAACCTCCTTCAGCCCAACTAGGAAG AGGGATGGTTCTAGATATTCAGATGaaaaataatcaagaatttcaGATAATAAG TGACCCTGTATTTGATAAACTGATGCTGCTAAACGAAAATGAACCTCGAGGTTTCTGCTCAAATGCTTTAAAGAAGTCAAATGGAAGTAAACCTTTATTGCATCAGTCATCATCTTTTGAGATAAAGTCTCTCTCATCTGGAATCAGAAGTACTTGTCCCATGAAGATAAGTGCTGCTGCAGAAAATGG TTTCCAAGTCAGTTCATCAGAGAAGACTAATTCTAGCAATCAGAGAAGCGTGAATCCAAAACTTCTGTTCTCAAGGACAGAGTCTACACAGAAGTCAAATATCATTTCTGTCGAAGGGAGTAAACCCAGTCCTGTCGAAGCTGGCATAGTGGAATCTGATTTCTCTACCTGGAAACTTTCCAA GACTTTAGAAGGAGCCAGCAAAGTTTCATCAAACTCTAAAGCTCTGAAGGAAACTAATTCCCAGTTAAGCTCAGAGAAGAACAAGAATATACAAAGTCATACAGCAATGGATACTAATCATCCAGTTAACATCACTGAGAATCTGTTGCAACTGAACCTGTCATTGAAGCGGAAAGCAAATGAG TTACCGGATGCTGATTTAGTATCTTTAAAGCCTCTAAAACGCCTCACCAAGTTGCATTGTGAAAGCAG CTTTTGCAGTGATTCAAAACCACTGCCAGGAGTGGTTGAAGAAAAG GTTTGCATTCACGAGAACAAGGTAGAGCATCCAACCTCTGAGCTCGGAAGTCCTCAAAAGGTGAATGTGATGGAACTTGAAATTTCTTCATTACTGGAAAATGATGGAAATGTCAAAAAAGCTGAAGCCTATACAAAGGAGCTTGAAGAT ATTTGCAACATGCTAAAAAGGAAGCATGAGGAAGCGAAAGAAATATTACTACGAGCTGTTGTGAACAACAATAAGCTTCTGATGCTCAACCATCCAATCTATGAAGTGAAG ATCCGCAAGGTTCAGAAATTTGCGGCAGAACTGATGTCCAAGGAGCTTAAAGCGTGA
- the LOC107410881 gene encoding uncharacterized protein At4g18490 isoform X1 produces the protein MGEAEKGTSSVNPKKKNTLLDDDIGKEFLSSWKSMSVTEDDAMDFSFNTISKGKKKTFNFENLDANFNLDGEFGKLSSFKVDMSDFDLSCSPQKVAKPKERSEGKSASGNRQGKQDPFGFSFDFNELDSFNFEPCLMKEEKNLNKNQSSKKEVSSDGIRGKGSRSNLIEGVGGVDDTITMELAASKSVPASKVESLGSGHASSMKDDCAAKIETSGNLINTRSSPENKAINNSEEERGQQSHFYESALSTELCAHPAMLHFPGQTPVQINSNRNAVPEGETEIFPGGTKLHITTSQKEDTNVNMMVGVGSHQENMTMRNSSVPHVTTSGSNNVGRNQSGSEISIGAVDDAKSTEDDLDIEDNSTSCDSRKATHDNEDHEENQNLTSKPPSAQLGRGMVLDIQMKNNQEFQIISDPVFDKLMLLNENEPRGFCSNALKKSNGSKPLLHQSSSFEIKSLSSGIRSTCPMKISAAAENGDHKNANDAQIGSRLCGNPVSIETESTKRKDILRGSEKNVQDHSNIKEGFNSDGLPSGCKLVGNSQSQLHYMEVTKREPIMLGHELKVKEQNPLGFQVSSSEKTNSSNQRSVNPKLLFSRTESTQKSNIISVEGSKPSPVEAGIVESDFSTWKLSKTLEGASKVSSNSKALKETNSQLSSEKNKNIQSHTAMDTNHPVNITENLLQLNLSLKRKANELPDADLVSLKPLKRLTKLHCESSFCSDSKPLPGVVEEKVCIHENKVEHPTSELGSPQKVNVMELEISSLLENDGNVKKAEAYTKELEDICNMLKRKHEEAKEILLRAVVNNNKLLMLNHPIYEVKIRKVQKFAAELMSKELKA, from the exons ATGGGAGAAGCAGAGAAGGGAACTTCATCTGTTAAtccgaaaaagaaaaatacattacTAG ATGACGACATTGGGAAGGAATTTCTCAGCTCCTGGAAATCAATGTCAGTAACTGAGGATGATGCCATGGATTTTAGCTTTAATACAATATCTAAAGGCAAGAAAAAGACATTCAACTTTGAAAATCT GGATGCGAATTTTAATCTGGATGGTGAGTTTGGTAAGTTGTCATCTTTCAAGGTGGACATGTCAGACTTTGACCTGTCATGCTCTCCCCAAAAAGTTGCAAAACCCAAAGAAAGATCTGAAGGAAAGTCTGCAAGTGGAAATCGTCAAGGGAAGCAAGACCCCTTTGGTTTCTCATTTGATTTTAATGA gtTGGATAGTTTCAATTTCGAACCATGCTtaatgaaagaagaaaagaatctGAACAAGAATCAATCCAGCAAAAAGGAAGTTTCTTCAGATGGGATTCGGGGTAAAGGTTCTCGAAGTAACCTGAttgaaggtgttggtggagttGATGATACCATAACCATGGAACTTGCAGCATCGAAGAGTGTGCCTGCATCAAAAGTTGAAAGTTTGGGTTCAGGGCATGCTAGTTCTATGAAGGATGATTGTGCAGCAAAGATTGAAACCTCTGGGAACCTCATTAATACCAGATCTTCTCCAGAAAATAAAGCAATAAATAATAGTGAGGAAGAAAGAGGTCAACAAAGTCATTTTTATGAGAGTGCATTGTCAACAGAACTGTGTGCTCATCCAGCCATGCTTCATTTTCCTGGCCAGACTCCAGTTCAGATCAACTCAAACAGAAATGCTGTGCCAGAAGGAGAGACAGAAATTTTTCCAGGGGGCACCAAATTGCATATTACTACAAGTCAAAAAGAAGATACAAATGTAAACATGATGGTCGGTGTGGGATCTCATCAAGAAAATATGACCATGAGGAATTCATCTGTACCACACGTCACTACTTCAGGAAGCAATAATGTTGGCAGGAATCAGTCAGGCAGTGAAATCTCAATAGGAGCTGTGGATGACGCTAAGTCAACTGAAGATGATTTAGATATTGAAGATAATTCCACCAGCTGTGACTCAAGGAAGGCAACACATGACAATGAAGACCATGAAGAAAACCAGAATTTAACTTCCAAACCTCCTTCAGCCCAACTAGGAAG AGGGATGGTTCTAGATATTCAGATGaaaaataatcaagaatttcaGATAATAAG TGACCCTGTATTTGATAAACTGATGCTGCTAAACGAAAATGAACCTCGAGGTTTCTGCTCAAATGCTTTAAAGAAGTCAAATGGAAGTAAACCTTTATTGCATCAGTCATCATCTTTTGAGATAAAGTCTCTCTCATCTGGAATCAGAAGTACTTGTCCCATGAAGATAAGTGCTGCTGCAGAAAATGG GGACCACAAAAATGCAAATGATGCACAAATTGGAAGTAGATTGTGTGGTAATCCTGTGTCAATTGAAACCGAGTCAACAAAACGCAAAGATATTTTGCGGGGAAGTGAAAAGAATGTCCAAGATCATAGTAACATCAA GGAGGGCTTCAATTCTGATGGTTTGCCAAGTGGTTGCAAACTGGTTGGAAACTCTCAGTCTCAGCTACATTATATGGAAGTGACAAAAAGGGAACCTATTATGCTAGGACATGAACTGAAAGTTAAAGAACAAAATCCTTTAGG TTTCCAAGTCAGTTCATCAGAGAAGACTAATTCTAGCAATCAGAGAAGCGTGAATCCAAAACTTCTGTTCTCAAGGACAGAGTCTACACAGAAGTCAAATATCATTTCTGTCGAAGGGAGTAAACCCAGTCCTGTCGAAGCTGGCATAGTGGAATCTGATTTCTCTACCTGGAAACTTTCCAA GACTTTAGAAGGAGCCAGCAAAGTTTCATCAAACTCTAAAGCTCTGAAGGAAACTAATTCCCAGTTAAGCTCAGAGAAGAACAAGAATATACAAAGTCATACAGCAATGGATACTAATCATCCAGTTAACATCACTGAGAATCTGTTGCAACTGAACCTGTCATTGAAGCGGAAAGCAAATGAG TTACCGGATGCTGATTTAGTATCTTTAAAGCCTCTAAAACGCCTCACCAAGTTGCATTGTGAAAGCAG CTTTTGCAGTGATTCAAAACCACTGCCAGGAGTGGTTGAAGAAAAG GTTTGCATTCACGAGAACAAGGTAGAGCATCCAACCTCTGAGCTCGGAAGTCCTCAAAAGGTGAATGTGATGGAACTTGAAATTTCTTCATTACTGGAAAATGATGGAAATGTCAAAAAAGCTGAAGCCTATACAAAGGAGCTTGAAGAT ATTTGCAACATGCTAAAAAGGAAGCATGAGGAAGCGAAAGAAATATTACTACGAGCTGTTGTGAACAACAATAAGCTTCTGATGCTCAACCATCCAATCTATGAAGTGAAG ATCCGCAAGGTTCAGAAATTTGCGGCAGAACTGATGTCCAAGGAGCTTAAAGCGTGA